In Hippoglossus stenolepis isolate QCI-W04-F060 chromosome 5, HSTE1.2, whole genome shotgun sequence, one genomic interval encodes:
- the tmem86a gene encoding lysoplasmalogenase-like protein TMEM86A, with translation MVSPVSVVKSEGPKLVPFFKATCVYFVLWLPTSSPSWFSALIKCLPIFCLWVFLLAHGFSFLGAHSNARKILAGLIFSALGDAFLIWQEQGYFEHGLLMFAITHILYSSAFGMKPVNVNAGLVIGAVSSVSYMLLYPYLSGPFTYLVAVYTALIGFMGWRAIAGLQLANDVWTWTKLCACLGAVLFMVSDLTIAVNKFCFPVPHSRAIIMATYYAAQMLISLSAVECQDVEVARKRT, from the exons ATGGTTTCTCCGGTATCCGTG GTCAAGAGTGAAGGCCCGAAGCTGGTGCCCTTCTTCAAGGCGACATGCGTGTACTTTGTCCTGTGGCTGCCCACCTCCAGCCCGTCCTGGTTCAGCGCCCTGATCAAATGTCTGCCCATCTTCTGCCTGTGGGTCTTTCTGCTGGCGCACGGCTTCAGCTTCCTAGGTGCTCACTCCAATGCCCGCAAGATCCTGGCCGGCCTCATCTTCTCCGCTCTGGGTGACGCCTTTCTCATCTGGCAGGAGCAGGGCTACTTTGAACACG GCCTTCTGATGTTTGCCATCACCCACATCCTCTACTCATCTGCCTTTGGGATGAAACCTGTGAACGTAAATGCTGGCCTCGTGATCGGTGCTGTGTCCTCTGTGAGCTACATGCTGCTGTACCCCTACCTGTCGGGCCCCTTCACCTACCTCGTGGCCGTCTACACCGCTCTGATCGGCTTCATGGGCTGGAGGGCCATCGCCGGCCTGCAGCTGGCCAACGACGTGTGGACCTGGACCAAGCTGTGCGCCTGCCTCGGCGCCGTGCTCTTCATGGTCTCTGACCTCACCATAGCCGTCAACAAGTTCTGCTTCCCCGTGCCACATTCGCGCGCCATCATCATGGCCACGTATTACGCCGCGCAGATGCTGATATCGCTATCGGCCGTCGAGTGCCAGGACGTGGAGGTTGCCAGGAAGAGAACGTGA